The sequence below is a genomic window from Selenomonas ruminantium subsp. lactilytica TAM6421.
TGGCCCGCACATGTTCCACATGGATGATTTCCGGCTGGTCGCCCACAATCTTGATATCATAAGCGCGGCGCTCATTGATAAGATCCACCAGTTCCTTATTCACATCAACGAAGGTTACCTCATAACCAGAACGGACTAAAAGTTCCCCGATAAAGCCTCTGCCGATATTGCCTGCACCAAAATGAATTGCCTTTTTCATGATATTTACCTCCAAAATTCGTCAAAAAAATTGTCCCTTTTCCCCAGGATAGACTCCTGCCAGGAAAAGGGACATGTTTATTTATTTGTCAGTTTGCCAACGCAAAGCGCTCGTAGAGAACATTTGCGTCTTTTGTCTTGTAGAGCTGTTCCAGCTCCTCATCACTGCATTCATCCATGGTGGCGGCGATATTGGCCAGGATGGAGAGATGATCGTTGTCCTTGCCGGCAATGCCCACGAGGATATGGGCGGTGTCGTTGCCGAACTTAATGCCTTCAGGATACTGGAGCACCACGATACCGGACTGACGGATGGAGTCCTTGACAGCGGCTTCGCCATGGGGAATGGCAATGCCTTTGCCCACATAGGTGCTGATATCGGCTTCGCGTTTGAGCATGCCTTCGATGTAACCTTCGTCCACAAAGCCTGCTTTAACCAGAGCTTTGCCGGCGGCGGTGATAGCTTCTTCCTTGCTCACGCTTTTAAGGCCGAGCTGGATATTCGTGAGGTCCAAAACGTGTTTTTCGCGGGAACCGGACTGACCGGCAGCCATTACGCCGTCCATCTTGTTTTCGGAAAGGCGGGCGATAATCTGCTCAAACACATCATTCTGCGTGAAGTTGCGCACAAGGATATGTTCAGCCTGCGGCGAATCTTCCATGGCACGCTGTGCCAGTTTTTCATGGGTGACGACAATCTGCGCCTCCTTGGGGATATTGCCGATGGCGGCGTTGGTTACGGAGATATGCGTGTAACCTGCATTGCGCAGTTTCTTGCGCAGGCTGGCAGCACCGAGAGCGCTGGAGCCCATGCCGGCATCACAGGCATAAACGATATTCTGCAGTTCGCTGCCGCTGATGCGTACAGCACTTACGGCTACCTGACCACGCTGTTTGCGTTCCTGCATAGCGGCTTTTGCTTCTTCGAGGGATTCGCCGCTTTCTTCTGTGGCGGAAACTTTAATGAATACCGAGGCTACGGCACAAGAAACCACCGTGGCTACGAGGAAGTCTGCCATGTTCGCGATAAAAGCACCTTTCGGCGTCATGGCGAGCACGGCGATAATGGACCCCGGAGAGGACGGAGCGATAAGGCCGCCGCCTAAGAGCTGCAGTGTTGCTACACCAGCCATACCGCCGGCGATAACGGCAATCAGGAGAATCGGCTTCATGAGGACATAGGGGAAGTAAATTTCATGGATACCGCCGAGGAGGTGAATAATCATCGCACCGGGGGTGGAATCTTTGGCCATGCCTTTGCCGAAGAACCAGTAAGCCAGCAGTACGCCAAGGCCGGGGCCGGGATTTGCTTCGAGCAGGAAGAACATGGACTTGCCAAATTCTTCGGCCTGCTGAATCCCCAGCGGTGAGAGCACGCCATGATTGATGGCGTTGTTGAGGAAGAGTATCTTCGCCGGTTCAATGATAACGGATGCCAGCGGCAAAAGACCTGCTGCCACAATGCCTTCTACGCCAGAGCGCAGCACGCCATTAGCAGCCAGCACCACGGGGCCGACGCCGACAAAGGCGAGCACGGCCAAGACACCGCCTAAGATACCTGCCGAGAAGTTATTGACGAGCATTTCAAAGCCCGTGGGAATCTTGTCCTCGATGACGGCATCAAATTTCTTCATCAGGTAGCCAGCCAGTGGGCCCATAATCATGGCACCCAGGAACATGGGAATGTCGGCACCGGCGATAACGCCCGCCGTGGCAATGGTACCGACCACGCCGCCGCGATGTTTATAGACAGCCGCACCGCCGCTATAACCTAAGAGCAGGGGAATGAGCCATTTGCTCATGGGGCCGCCCACCTGCGCTAAGTATTCATTGGGCAACCAGCCCGTGGGAATAAAGAGCGCCGTCAAAAAGCCCCAGGCGATAAATGCACCAATGTTCGGCAAAACCATACCGGACAAAAACCGGCCAAATTTCTGCATGGCTTCCTGAAAGTTGAAGCCCTTGGCAGAAGCTGTCGCTGTACTCATGGATTACCCCTCCATCAATTCCTTGTATTTCTTGGCATGAAATTCCTGGAATATGCGGACCAATTCCTCGTGAATCAGCCGCTTGTTCCCTTCATGCAACACTTCGATAAAGCCCCACCGCTCCAACAGGATGGCGGATATATAACCAATTGTCTCTAATTCATACGCACTACATTCCTTCGGTGCCACCATCACCGCCGCCGTGCGGATCCGCTCCGTCGGTTCAGCGGGATAGAAGAAGAATTCTCCCATATGCACGATGCCAAAGTGAATGCTCTGTATGTGATTGCTGCGGCAGTGCAGCAGGATCAGATGATTGCCACTGACTGCCGTGCTGCCCTTGTCCTCCCGGGCCAGCAAATCCCGGGCAATAGCTGCCGCTGCAGCTTTTTCCTCGCTGATCTGCCTGCCTGCGAGCTGGGCAACACCCTGCACCGTCATGGATTCTGCATCTTCCGCGAAGAAAAATCCATCCAGCAGGGTAAGGATGCTCTGCTCGTAAGCGGACAAGATCCGCAGGGCCTCCACAAAAGGCAAGCGCTTTGTGCCCTTTGGCTGTTTCTCTGCTACGCTGCCTGCGCTGTTATCCAGCAACGCATCGATCTTTTCCTGATCGTCAGGACTCAGCAGCGCGCTTACCACCACCACCGGCAGCGGCATATGCCGGACCGGCACGGTGGCAATGATGAAATCAGCCTCGTGGCTGGCGAAGTATTCCGGCGTGAGCTGCAATGTCGATACCATATCATGGACGATAAGGTTATCATACATCTGCCGCAGACGGCTGGCCAGCAGGCGGCTCGTCCCCATGCCCGTAGGACAGGCCACGATGACCCGCCGCTCCAGCTTTTTGAGCGTCTGGGTATCATTGAGCGCCGCCCCGAGATGCATGGCGATGTAAGCAATTTCCTCTTCCGGGAAAACGACTTCTAATTCCTGCTCAATCTCCCTCACCGAACCAGCCGCCAGCTGCATCAGTTCCGGATACTCCTGATTCATCTCTCCCAGCAGGGGATTGCGAATCGGCATCCCCATTTTCAGCCTGCTGATGGACGGGCCCAAATGATTGACCAGCCCCGTCAGCAAAGCAGAATTGCGATATAATTTCTGACCACTGAGCCGCTCTGCCGCGCCCATGATCGCCTTGGCCATGCGCACCAGATGGAAATTGTCCAGTGATGCGGGCATGCCCTGCGGCTGGTAACGGCTGCGGGCTCCCAGGATATGCATGGCAATATAGCCTGTTTCTGCCATATTGATTTCAATGGCAAATTCCTGCGCTATTCGCTCCCCCAGCTCCCTTGCCAATGCAAATTCCCGTTTTTGCTGCAATTCCTGCAGCACTTCCGGCGCCAGGTTGATGGGCTCATGACGGCGGATACGCTGTACTGCCAGTGCCAGATGCACCAACAGCCCCACAAATGCCTGGTCGGAAAGTTTTTCCTTCAGACCCTTTTCGGTCTGGCGGATCAAGCGTTCCAAACGCTGGATGATTTCTTTATCTACCAGTTCCAGTAGGTATGAGGAAGCCTTGTCTGCTGCCTGCTCATCTTCGGTGAGATTGGCCTGCACCAGCTGCAAAAGCTGAGCCTCGCCTACATGTTCATAAATATACGTTACGATTGCCTGCCGGATATCCTGTTCCCGGCCCTCGATATAGACACCCAGCCCCGGCTTGCGGACAAGTTTCAGCCCATGTCCCTTAAACCAGCCTTCCAGCTTGTCCAGATCGTTGCTGATGGTGCCATCGGTCACGCCCAAGAGTGATGCGAGGGCAAAGAGCTTTACCGGCTCTTGATTGGGAAGCAGCTGGCTCACGATGATCGAGCGCCGCTCCTCCGGAGAAAAAGTTCTGTCATTCACCTGCCCCAAGAATTCCCTGAGCGAAGCCTGGGCCTCGGCGCCGCCGTCAATCTGGTAGCCCGCCCCCTTCTTTTTGTTCAGGTTCAGGCCGTATGATTTCAATGCTTCCGCCACGGCCGGCAGTTCCCGGGAAACCGTCTTCGTGCTGACGCCCAGCTTTTCCGCCAGTTCCGCCGCACTCTGACCGCCGGATTTCCCCTCGGTCAGCATCTTCAATATTGCTGTCGTTCGCTCACGCAGATTCATCTTCACTTTGCCTCCTATGATCACTCAGAAGCGTATCGAAACCGTTTTGTTTTCCTCTTGTTTCGATGGTTTTATTATAAGGTTTATTCTGGTTTTATACAAGTCAAAGACATTCAATCTTGTCCCGGACAAAAATGGACAAAAATAAAGAATGACGCCATTGCCAAAATACCAGGGATGCTATAAAATAGAACAATCATTATTTATAAAGGAGTCTCTAACCTCTATGACCAATAGCGAAAACGAATGGGACAAGCTGCTGCATATCAGGACCACCGGGCGGGATGATACCATCTCCGACCTCACCCGGTATCCCTATGAGCCAACGGATTACAACGTCCTCGAACAATTGGCCGGCAGCGGCTATATCAGCAGGGAGAATACCGTCGTGGACTATGGCTGCGGCAAGGGCCGTGTCAGCTTCTTTCTGAGCAGCCAGACCAAATGCCATACCATCGGCATCGAATACAATCCCCGCCTCTATGCGCGGGCCTGCAGCAATCAGGAAACCGCCCCTCGCGGCAACCGCGTCACGCTCCTCCAAACCGACGCCATGGACTTTGTCGTCCCTGCAAAAGTTGACCGCTGCTTCTTCTTCAATCCCTTCTCCGTGGAAATCCTGCGCACCGTACTGGAGAATCTGCAAAAATCCTGCCAGGAGTCCCCCCGGGAAATCCTGCTGATCTTCTACTATCCCTCCCCCTCCTACACGGAATACCTCGCTACCGTTTCCCATCTGACACTGATTGATACCATTGCCTGCCGTCCCCAGGGAAAATACGGGGACACCAGGGAAAAGCTGCTGATATTCCGTCTGGCCTGCGCTTAATATTTTATATGCCAAAAGAGAGAACCAACCAATTGGTCAGTTCTCTCTTTTTGTATATGGAATTATGCTTCTACCGTATCGGTTTCCGCCGTTTCTTCAACAGCTTCTTCTACCGGTTTCGGATCGTTATCCACAATCTTGAGGTTGCGGTAACGGCTCATACCCGTACCAGCCGGAATCAGCTTACCGATGATAACATTTTCCTTGAGGCCGATAAGCGGATCAACCTTGCCCTTGATGGCGGCATCCGTGAGTACACGGGTGGTTTCCTGGAAGGAAGCAGCCGACATGAAGGAATCGGTGGCCAGAGATGCCTTGGTGATACCGAGGAGGATCGGTTTGGCCACAGCGGGTTCGCCGTTTTCCTCGATAGCCTTGGTGTTGGCCGTCTCGAACTGGTTGATGTCGATGTACTCGCCAGGCAGGAAGTCCGTGCTGCCGGATTCTTCAATCTTGACCTTATGGAGCATCTGACGAACCATGACTTCGATATGCTTATCGTTGATCTCAACGCCCTGGGACTTATACACTTTCTGTACTTCGTATACCAGATAGCGCTGGGTTGCCTGCAGGCCGCAAACCCGAAGGATATCATGCGGATTGATGGAACCTTCCGTGAGCTTGTCACCCGGCTTCAGATGCATGCCCTGCTTGGCAGCCATACGGGCGCCATAGGGGATTGCATATTCGCGGGCTTCGCCTTCGTCCGGAACAATCGTGACCTTGCGCATGCCCTTACCGGAATCTTCCACTTCAGCACGGCCTTCGATCTCAGCGATGATGGCATGGTGCTTCGGCTTACGTGCTTCGAACAATTCTTCGACACGGGGAAGGCCCTGGGTGATATCGTCACCGGCAACGCCGCCGGAGTGGAACGTACGCATGGTGAGCTGTGTACCCGGTTCACCGATGGACTGAGCTGCGATGATACCAACTGCTTCACCGATTTCAACCTCTGCCTGATTAGCCAGGTCGCGGCCATAGCACTTGATGCAGACGCCGAACTGGGACTTACAGGTCAGCACGCTGCGGATGGATACGCGGTCACGTACCTTTTCGATGCGCTTAGCCAGCTCTTCATCCACCGTATCGTTGATGGAAGCAATGCGCTCGCCCGTAGCCGGGTCATCGATATTTTCAGCCAGCACGCGACCCACGATACGTTCAGCCAGGGATTCGATGATACCATCGCCTTCCTTGATGGCTTCGACTTCAATACCACGGACATTGTTGTTGCGCACGCGGATTTCCTTGGCATCAGATGCCAGGATCGTATCGATGAGCTCAGCCGTAAGCTTCGTGCCGGCAGCCACAACTACGTTGTTTGCAGAATCTACCACATCGCGGGTAATTTCCTTGCCGCTCATTTCGTGAACCATGGAATCCTTAGCCTTGACACGGGCAGCCTCGTCCGGCTCGCCCAGCGTGATGGCTTCGGTAATCATGGCATTGCTGATAGCAGCTTCGGATGCCAGGGAGGAACCACGGACCATGATCTCGCGGATTTCCTTTTCGCCAATGACGGCCAGCTTCTCTTCGTCGAGGATGGTATCCCGGGCAAAGAGGACTTCCTTCGTCTCCGGATCGAAGACATCGGCACCCAGCAGACGGCCCATCAGGCTGTCATTGAGGATTTCCAGTGCGTCGAAGGTGGACTCGGCCAGTCTTGCACGAGCCTGTACCAGGTTCAGCGTGGAAATATCGCAGTCTTCTTCACGGACGATGACATCCTGTGCCACGTCAACCAGACGACGCGTGAGGTAACCGGAGTCAGCCGTACGCAGTGCCGTATCGGCCAGACCTTTACGGGCACCATGGGAAGAAATAAAGTAATCGGATACGGACAGGCCTTCACGGAAGTTGGCCGTGATCGGCAGGTCGATGATCTTACCGGACGGATCAGCCATGAGACCGCGCATACCGGCCAGCTGACGCATCTGCTGTTTGTTACCGCGGGCACCGGAGTCAGCCATCATGAAGATGGGGTTGAAGGCGTCCATGTTGTCCATCATGGCGTCAGCCACGTCATCGGTGGCCTTGGACCAGAGGTCAACAACCTTGTGGTAACGTTCTTCCTCGGTAATCAGACCGCGGTCATAACGACGCTCAACCTTGTTGACGATCTGCTGCGTATCGTTGATGATGGTCTTCTTCTTCGGCGGCACGATAACGTCAGAGATAGCAACGGTCATACCGGCTACGCAGGCGTAGTGATAACCGAGGTTCTTGACATCATCGATGACATGAGCCGTTTCCGTGGCACCAAAGGCGTTGTAGCACTTGGCAACCAGCTTACCCAGCTCTTTCTTATTCATGAGCACGCCCAGGCACCACTGGTCGGACTCTTTATCTTTGTAGTAGTAACGGATTTCCTGCGGCAGGATCTCGTTGAAGATCATGCGGCCCAGGGAGGTCTTGACGAGGCCATAACCTTCGATGCGGCACTGGATAGCAGCCTGCAGGTCGAGGTCATGCTGCTGGTAAGCCAGCAGTGCTTCGGCAATACCCGTGAGGACTTTGCCTTCGCCCTTGGCCCCGGGACGGATATTCGTCAGGTAGTAGGAACCCAGAACCATATCCTGCGACGGAACGATGATAGGCTTACCATCTTTCGGTGCCAGGATGTGGTTGGCAGCCAGCATCAGGATGCGGGCCTCCGTCTGTGCTTCGGAGGACAGCGGCAGATGGATAGCCATCTGGTCACCGTCGAAGTCAGCGTTGTATGCCGTACAAGCCAGCGGATGCAGCTTCAGGGCACGGCCTTCGGTGAGTACCGGCTCGAATGCCTGGATACCCAGACGATGCAGCGTCGGGGCACGGTTCAGGAGAACCGGATGCTCTTTGATAACGCCTTCAAGAACGTCCCAAACCTCAGGTTTAGCACGTTCCACCATGCGTTTGGCGGATTTGATGTTATGCGCAGAACCGGAAGCAACCAGCTTCTTCATAACGAAGGGCTTGAAGAGCTCCAGCGCCATTTCCTTCGGCAGACCGCACTGATGCAGTTTCAGTTCCGGGCCGACAACGATAACGGAACGACCGGAGTAGTCAACGCGCTTACCGAGCAGGTTCTGACGGAAACGGCCCTGCTTACCTTTCAGCATATCGGAAAGGGATTTGAGTGGGCGGTTGCCCGGGCCCGTAACTGGACGGCCGCGGCGGCCGTTATCGATCAGGGCATCGACAGCTTCCTGCAGCATGCGCTTCTCGTTGCGCACGATGATGTCCGGCGCACCGAGATCTAAGAGTCTCTTCAGGCGGTTGTTACGGTTGATCACACGGCGATACAGGTCGTTGAGGTCGGACGTTGCGAAACGGCCGCCATCGAGCTGTACCATCGGGCGCAGTTCCGGCGGAATGACCGGAACGACATCCATGATCATCCAGGACGGCTTGTTGCCGGATTTGCGGAATGCTTCCACAACTTCCAGACGGCGGATAGCACGAATTTTCTTCTGGCCGGAAGCCGTGCGGACTTCCTTGCGCAGAACTTCGCTCATGCGTTCCAGATCAAGCTCGTCGAGGAGTTCTTTGATGGCTTCGGCACCCATGCCAACACGGAAGGTGTTGCCATATTTTTCCAAAGCATCGTGGTATTCCTTTTCGGAGAGCAGGCTCTTCTTCGTGAGGTCCGTGTTTTCCCCGGAATCCAGCACGATGTAGTACGCGAAGTACAGAACCTTTTCCAGCGCGCGCGGGCTGATGTCGAGGATCAGGCCCATGCGGCTCGGAATGCCCTTGAAATACCAAATATGTGAAACCGGCGCAGCCAGTTCGATATGTCCCATGCGCTCGCGGCGGACTTTTGCGCGAGTTACTTCGACACCGCAGCGGTCGCAGACAATGCCCTTATAGCGGATACGCTTGTACTTACCGCAATGGCATTCCCAGTCACGGGTCGGGCCAAAGATACGCTCGCAGAACAGACCATCGCGCTCAGGTTTGAGGGTACGATAGTTGATGGTCTCCGGCTTCTTGACCTCACCGTAGGACCACTCGCGGATTTTGTCCGGAGAGGCCAGACCGATGCGCATCGAATCAAAATTATTTACATCCAGCAAAGAGATGACACTCCCTTCTTATTCCTCACCATTATCCGCATCTTCTGCACCCGGCTCTACGATAGAACCAAGGCTGCCGATATCGGCAATGATGTCGTCCGGCTTCTCATCATCAGAGGGTGCCCCTTCATCATAGGAGTCCTCTGCTTTCGGTGCAGCTGCACCTTCCTGGCTGGGATCTACGCCCGCCACATCAAAGTCAAGTTTCTTGGCCGTCTCGTTGATATCTTCATCATCCTCATCCTGCAAGGAGATTTCCTTGGCATCTTCGTTGAGGACCTTGATATCCAGACCAATGGACTGCAGTTCCTTAATAAGTACCTTGAAGGATTCAGGCACACCCGGTTCGGGGATGTTCTCACCCTTGACGATGGCTTCGTACGCTTTGACACGGCCGACCACATCATCGGACTTGACCGTCAGGATTTCCTGCAGGGTATAAGCAGCGCCGTATGCTTCCAGCGCCCAAACTTCCATTTCGCCGAAACGCTGACCGCCGAACTGAGCTTTACCACCCAGCGGCTGCTGCGTAACGAGGGAGTACGGGCCGGTAGAACGGGCATGAATCTTATCGGCAACCAGATGATGCAGCTTGAGGAAGTACGTGCAGCCAACGGTTACGCGGTTTTCGAACGGTTCACCGGTACGACCATCGTAGAGCACCGTCTTGGCATCGTCAGCCAGACCGGCAGCGCGGATGGTACCGAATACAGCTTCGTCGCTCGCACCGTCGAAGACTGGCGTTGCAATGTGCAGACCAGCCACATCCGGAATTGGCATGCCATTCTTGTCAAAGTCATAACCTGCTTCACGCAGACGGGCTTCCACGGTGGGATCGCCATCCTTGATCTGCTGGCCCAGTACCTTGACGGCCATACCCAGATGCGCTTCGAGAATCTGACCGATGTTCATTCGGGACGGCACGCCCAACGGGTTCAGCACGATATCAACCGGCGTACCATCGGGCAGGAACGGCATATCTTCCTGACGCATGATGCGGGAAACGACACCCTTGTTACCATGACGACCTGCCATCTTATCGCCGACGCTGATCTTACGCTTCTGAGCGATGTAGACGCGCACGAGGCGATTTACGCCAGGCGGCAGTTCGTCGTTGTTGTCGCGGCAGAAGATCTTGACATCCACAATCTTGCCCTGTTCACCATGCGGCACACGCAGGGAAGTATCACGGACTTCGCGGGCCTTCTCACCGAAGATGGCGCGCAGCAGGCGTTCTTCAGCGGTCAGTTCCGTCTCGCCCTTCGGCGTTACTTTACCAACAAGGATATCGCCAGGACGCACGTCAGCACCAATGCGGATGATACCTTCATCATCGAGGTCTTTGAGTGCTTCTTCGGCAACATTGGGGATATCACGGGTGATTTCCTCAGGGCCGAGTTTCGTATCACGGGCATCGCATTCGTATTCTTCGATATGGATGGACGTGTAGAGGTCACGTTTTACGAGGTTTTCAGACAGCAGTACGGCGTCCTCGTAGTTGTAACCTTCCCAAGGCATGTAGGCAACAACGATGTTGTAACCCAGTGCCAGTTCGCCATGGTCCGTAGCCGGGCCGTCAGCGATGGGCTGTTTTTCCACCACTTCATCGCCCTTGTAGACGATAGGAATCTGGTTGATGCAGGTTCCCTGGTTGGAACGGATGAATTTCTGTAATTTATAATGGTCAAGCTCGCCATTCTTCGTGCGGACATCGATGTAATCAGCCGTTACATTCTCAACCACACCGGCACGTTTGGCCAGGATCATGACGCCGGAGTCGCAGGCTGCCTTGTATTCCATACCGGTACCAACGAGCGGTGCCTGCGTACGGAGCAGAGGTACAGCCTGACGCTGCATGTTCGCACCCATCAGGGCACGGTTCGCATCGTCGTTTTCGAGGAATGGGATCATCGCCGTAGCGATGGAGAACACCTGACGCGGGCTCACGTCCATGTAGTCAACGGTTTCACGGGCATGCAGACCAGTTTCCTCGTTGTAACGAGCCGTTACACGGGGATTCACGAACCATTCGTTTTCGTCCAGCGGTTCGTTGGCCTGTGCGATTACAAGCTCATCCTCTTCATCAGCGGTGAGGTAACGCACTTCGTCCGTTACGCGCTGGGTTTCCTTGTCCACACGGCGGTACGGCGTTTCCATGAAGCCGAACTGGTTCACGCGGGCATAGGTTGCCAGCGAACCGATCAGACCGATGTTCGGGCCTTCAGGAGACTCTACCGGGCACATACGGCCGTAATGGGAGTTATGTACGTCGCGGACTTCGAAGCCTGCGCGTTCACGGGACAGACCGCCCGGGCCCAGGGCCGACAGACGACGCTTATGGGTAAGTTCGGACAGCGGGTTGTGCTGGTCCATGAACTGGGACAGCTGGGAGGAACCAAAGAATTCCTTGATGGCTGCCACCACCGGACGGATGTTGATCAGAGCCTGCGGCGTGATGACATCCACGTCCTGGATGGTCATGCGCTCACGTACCACACGTTCCATACGAGACAGACCGATGCGGAACTGATTCTGCAGCAGTTCGCCTACCGCACGTACGCGGCGGTTGCCCAGATGGT
It includes:
- a CDS encoding BglG family transcription antiterminator; its protein translation is MNLRERTTAILKMLTEGKSGGQSAAELAEKLGVSTKTVSRELPAVAEALKSYGLNLNKKKGAGYQIDGGAEAQASLREFLGQVNDRTFSPEERRSIIVSQLLPNQEPVKLFALASLLGVTDGTISNDLDKLEGWFKGHGLKLVRKPGLGVYIEGREQDIRQAIVTYIYEHVGEAQLLQLVQANLTEDEQAADKASSYLLELVDKEIIQRLERLIRQTEKGLKEKLSDQAFVGLLVHLALAVQRIRRHEPINLAPEVLQELQQKREFALARELGERIAQEFAIEINMAETGYIAMHILGARSRYQPQGMPASLDNFHLVRMAKAIMGAAERLSGQKLYRNSALLTGLVNHLGPSISRLKMGMPIRNPLLGEMNQEYPELMQLAAGSVREIEQELEVVFPEEEIAYIAMHLGAALNDTQTLKKLERRVIVACPTGMGTSRLLASRLRQMYDNLIVHDMVSTLQLTPEYFASHEADFIIATVPVRHMPLPVVVVSALLSPDDQEKIDALLDNSAGSVAEKQPKGTKRLPFVEALRILSAYEQSILTLLDGFFFAEDAESMTVQGVAQLAGRQISEEKAAAAAIARDLLAREDKGSTAVSGNHLILLHCRSNHIQSIHFGIVHMGEFFFYPAEPTERIRTAAVMVAPKECSAYELETIGYISAILLERWGFIEVLHEGNKRLIHEELVRIFQEFHAKKYKELMEG
- a CDS encoding PTS mannitol transporter subunit IICBA yields the protein MSTATASAKGFNFQEAMQKFGRFLSGMVLPNIGAFIAWGFLTALFIPTGWLPNEYLAQVGGPMSKWLIPLLLGYSGGAAVYKHRGGVVGTIATAGVIAGADIPMFLGAMIMGPLAGYLMKKFDAVIEDKIPTGFEMLVNNFSAGILGGVLAVLAFVGVGPVVLAANGVLRSGVEGIVAAGLLPLASVIIEPAKILFLNNAINHGVLSPLGIQQAEEFGKSMFFLLEANPGPGLGVLLAYWFFGKGMAKDSTPGAMIIHLLGGIHEIYFPYVLMKPILLIAVIAGGMAGVATLQLLGGGLIAPSSPGSIIAVLAMTPKGAFIANMADFLVATVVSCAVASVFIKVSATEESGESLEEAKAAMQERKQRGQVAVSAVRISGSELQNIVYACDAGMGSSALGAASLRKKLRNAGYTHISVTNAAIGNIPKEAQIVVTHEKLAQRAMEDSPQAEHILVRNFTQNDVFEQIIARLSENKMDGVMAAGQSGSREKHVLDLTNIQLGLKSVSKEEAITAAGKALVKAGFVDEGYIEGMLKREADISTYVGKGIAIPHGEAAVKDSIRQSGIVVLQYPEGIKFGNDTAHILVGIAGKDNDHLSILANIAATMDECSDEELEQLYKTKDANVLYERFALAN
- the rpoC gene encoding DNA-directed RNA polymerase subunit beta'; its protein translation is MLDVNNFDSMRIGLASPDKIREWSYGEVKKPETINYRTLKPERDGLFCERIFGPTRDWECHCGKYKRIRYKGIVCDRCGVEVTRAKVRRERMGHIELAAPVSHIWYFKGIPSRMGLILDISPRALEKVLYFAYYIVLDSGENTDLTKKSLLSEKEYHDALEKYGNTFRVGMGAEAIKELLDELDLERMSEVLRKEVRTASGQKKIRAIRRLEVVEAFRKSGNKPSWMIMDVVPVIPPELRPMVQLDGGRFATSDLNDLYRRVINRNNRLKRLLDLGAPDIIVRNEKRMLQEAVDALIDNGRRGRPVTGPGNRPLKSLSDMLKGKQGRFRQNLLGKRVDYSGRSVIVVGPELKLHQCGLPKEMALELFKPFVMKKLVASGSAHNIKSAKRMVERAKPEVWDVLEGVIKEHPVLLNRAPTLHRLGIQAFEPVLTEGRALKLHPLACTAYNADFDGDQMAIHLPLSSEAQTEARILMLAANHILAPKDGKPIIVPSQDMVLGSYYLTNIRPGAKGEGKVLTGIAEALLAYQQHDLDLQAAIQCRIEGYGLVKTSLGRMIFNEILPQEIRYYYKDKESDQWCLGVLMNKKELGKLVAKCYNAFGATETAHVIDDVKNLGYHYACVAGMTVAISDVIVPPKKKTIINDTQQIVNKVERRYDRGLITEEERYHKVVDLWSKATDDVADAMMDNMDAFNPIFMMADSGARGNKQQMRQLAGMRGLMADPSGKIIDLPITANFREGLSVSDYFISSHGARKGLADTALRTADSGYLTRRLVDVAQDVIVREEDCDISTLNLVQARARLAESTFDALEILNDSLMGRLLGADVFDPETKEVLFARDTILDEEKLAVIGEKEIREIMVRGSSLASEAAISNAMITEAITLGEPDEAARVKAKDSMVHEMSGKEITRDVVDSANNVVVAAGTKLTAELIDTILASDAKEIRVRNNNVRGIEVEAIKEGDGIIESLAERIVGRVLAENIDDPATGERIASINDTVDEELAKRIEKVRDRVSIRSVLTCKSQFGVCIKCYGRDLANQAEVEIGEAVGIIAAQSIGEPGTQLTMRTFHSGGVAGDDITQGLPRVEELFEARKPKHHAIIAEIEGRAEVEDSGKGMRKVTIVPDEGEAREYAIPYGARMAAKQGMHLKPGDKLTEGSINPHDILRVCGLQATQRYLVYEVQKVYKSQGVEINDKHIEVMVRQMLHKVKIEESGSTDFLPGEYIDINQFETANTKAIEENGEPAVAKPILLGITKASLATDSFMSAASFQETTRVLTDAAIKGKVDPLIGLKENVIIGKLIPAGTGMSRYRNLKIVDNDPKPVEEAVEETAETDTVEA
- a CDS encoding class I SAM-dependent methyltransferase, producing the protein MTNSENEWDKLLHIRTTGRDDTISDLTRYPYEPTDYNVLEQLAGSGYISRENTVVDYGCGKGRVSFFLSSQTKCHTIGIEYNPRLYARACSNQETAPRGNRVTLLQTDAMDFVVPAKVDRCFFFNPFSVEILRTVLENLQKSCQESPREILLIFYYPSPSYTEYLATVSHLTLIDTIACRPQGKYGDTREKLLIFRLACA